Within Romboutsia sp. CE17, the genomic segment AAATATACATATAAGTTATAAATCATAATACAGTTTAAACCTACTAATATTTGGTATAATACCTAATATAAAATATATTATAGGAGTGAAATTATGTTAGAAGCAGGAACAAAAGCACCAGACTTTAAACTACAAGACAAAGATGGAAACATAGTAAGTCTATCAGACTTCAAAAATAAAAAAGTAGTATTATATTTTTATCCTAGAGACAATACTCCAGGATGTACAAAGCAAGCGTGTGCATTTAGAGATAATTATGAAGAATTTAAATCAAAAGATGTTGTAGTTATAGGAATAAGCAAAGATAGTGTAGCTTCACATGAAAGATTTGCTACAAAACACGAGTTACCATTTATACTATTATCAGATCCAGAGTTAGAAGCTATACAAGCTTATGATGTATGGCAAGAAAAGAAGTTGTACGGAAAAGTAAGCATGGGAGTTGTAAGAACTACATATATAATAGATGAAAATGGAATAATAGAAAAAGTATACAACAAAGTTAAAACTGATAAAAATGCAGGGGAAATATTAGAATACTTAGGATAGATAAAAAGAGCTAGATATAAAGTCTAGTTCTTTTTTAATTTAAAGAAAAACATATTAAATAAGAAGTTCATATAATAATTACATATAATAATGAAAATTATTATCAAAAATAATTGACAATTAATTCCATATTGATTACAATTTACTTAATGATAATAATTTTCAAATAAAAAAGGGGCGATATAAATGACATTGAGTATGGCTAATATTGGAGAAGAAAAAGAAATAGTTGAATTAAGAGCAAAAGACTCAGTGAAAAAACACTTACAAAGTTTAGGATTTATTGTAGGTGAAAAAGTAGAAGTAGTATCTGAAAATTCAAGTGGATTAATATTATTAATAAAAGGCTCAAAGATAGCTTTAAATAAAGGTGTAGCAAGTAAAATAATGGTTGCTTAAGGAGGGGATAATATGACGTTAAAAGATTTAGCTCCAGGTCAATCTGGAATAGTAGCAAGTATAGGGCAAAAAGGACCAATGAGAAGAAGGTTAATGGACATGGGAGTAACTCCAGGAGTAAAGCTAGAGGTAGTTAAGGTGGCTCCACTTGGAGATCCTATAGAAATAAATATTAGAGGATATGAATTAACTCTTAGAAAAGATGAGGCAGAAAATATACTATTAAAGTAAAAAAGGGGAGTAGATATGAGTTATACAATAGCACTAGGGGGGAAT encodes:
- the bcp gene encoding thioredoxin-dependent thiol peroxidase, with amino-acid sequence MLEAGTKAPDFKLQDKDGNIVSLSDFKNKKVVLYFYPRDNTPGCTKQACAFRDNYEEFKSKDVVVIGISKDSVASHERFATKHELPFILLSDPELEAIQAYDVWQEKKLYGKVSMGVVRTTYIIDENGIIEKVYNKVKTDKNAGEILEYLG
- a CDS encoding FeoA family protein; this translates as MTLSMANIGEEKEIVELRAKDSVKKHLQSLGFIVGEKVEVVSENSSGLILLIKGSKIALNKGVASKIMVA
- a CDS encoding FeoA family protein; translation: MTLKDLAPGQSGIVASIGQKGPMRRRLMDMGVTPGVKLEVVKVAPLGDPIEINIRGYELTLRKDEAENILLK